Within the Pseudomonas mendocina genome, the region GCCGACCACATCCAGCGGGTTGTAGGGGTAGGTCACGGTGCTGATCTGGCCGCGCCGCTTGATGCGGATCTGCCAGGTGCTCTCGTCCTGCTGCGCCTTGAAGGCGTCGTCTATGTGCGGGTGTTCCAGCACCGCCAGGTCGAAGATTGCCTGCGGGCCGAGCAGGCCCTTGTCCGGCAACTGGTAAGCGCCGTCGCTGTTCTCGATCAGCAGGAAGTAACTCGGCGTACTGGCCTCGATACGCCAGGCGGTGCCACGGGGGATCAGCAGATAGTCGCCGTCGCGGTACTCCAGATGGCCGAAGTCGCAATAAAAGTGCCCGCTGCCTTCATGGACGAACAGCAGCTCGTCGCCATCGGCATTGCGCACCAGGTGACGCATGGCGCCGTGGGTGCGCCACACGCGCAGCTTGACGTCGGCGTTGTGCAGCGTCAGCGGCGCTGCCAACGGGCAATCGCGCTCACTGGGGATGTCGTTGAAGTTGAACGCGTGCGGACGCAGCGGGCCTTCCCAGTCGATCCAGCCGGTGGGCGGATGCTTGTGGTGCAGGTGCGCGGTGGGGCCGAAGAAGCCTTCACGGCCCATCTCGCGCTCGTAGGTGCCCTGCGGCAGATCGCAGTGCGCCTGGCGCGAGCACTCACCTTCACGCAGGGGAAAGCGGATCCATTGACGGCTCATGGCATCACTCCTCGGCGATCACACCGCGACGCAGTTGGTCTTCCTCGATCGACTCGAACAGGGCCTTGAAGTTGCCCTCGCCAAAACCCTGATTGCCCTTGCGCTGGATGATCTCGAAGAAGATCGGGCCGATCACCGTGTTGGTGAAAATCTGCAGCAGGATGCCGTCATCGCCCGGCGCGCCATCGATCAGGATGTTCAGCTCGTGCAATACGTCGGTCGGCTCGCCATGCCCGGCGACGCGGGTATCGACCTTCTCGTAGTAAGTGTCCGGGGTGGTCATGAAGTCCACGCCATTGGCGCGAAGTTGGCGCACGGTGGCGTAGATGTCGTCGGTGGACAGCGCGATGTGCTGGATGCCTTCGCCGTGGTATTCGCGGATGAATTCCTCGATCTGCGACTTGTCGTCGGCCGACTCGTTGATCGGGATGCGGATCTTGCCGCACGGTGCGGTCATGGCGCGGGAGAACAGGCCGGTGAGCTTGCCCTCGATGTCGAAGTAGCGGATCTCGCGGAAGTTGGCGATGCGCTCGTAGAAACCGGACCAGACGTCCATCTGCCCGCGGCGCACGTTGTGGGTCAAATGGTCGATGCACTGCAGGCCGACAGCATTGTCGTTGGAGCTGCGGCCTTCGATGTACTCGAAGTCAACGTCGTAGATGCTCTTGTCGCCGTAGCGGTCGACCAGATACAGCAGGGAGCCGCCGATGCCTTCGACGCAGGGGATGTTCAGTTCGCCGAAGTTGGCGTGGCTGCCCACCAGCGTGGCGCCCTGCTGCTCGACGTAGGCCGCGGCCTGGGCGGCGTTCTTGACCCGGAAGGCCATGGCGCAGGCGCTGGGGCCATGCTTCTCGCCGAAGGCACGCACGTGCCCGGTGGGGCTGCCGTTGAGCACGATGTTGATGTCGTTCTGCTGGAACAGCCACACCTCTTTCGAGCGGTGCTTGGCGGTCTCGGTAAAGCCCATGGCGGTGAACAACTGACGCAGTTGTTCGATGCCTTCAGCATTCGGTGCGGTGAATTCGACGAACTCGAAACCGTCGGTTCCGATGGGGTTGTGCTGCTCGATCTTGGCCACGGCGTTCATCTCGCCTCCTGATTGTCATTGTTATGGCAGCGCACGAATGCGTTGCGGACAACCTCATGACAACCGAGCGCAGACGCGCTCTCAAGATGACTTGCGACACTTCGACACAGTGGCCGAGCGCAGCGCTGGCAAACTTTCGTTACGCCAGGCAGCCAAGGCATGCAATGCCTTGCTTAGCGTAAAAAAAACCTTACATCGTGGTCTGCCGGCTTGCCGCTGGCGCTCACTCAGAGCGCGAGAAGGTGTAGGCGCGCTCGACCTTGGCCACCCGTGTGACAAATGCGGCGTACCAATCAGCTCGCCCCTGCTCACGCACGGCGCTGTGCTCCGCGTGCTCACGCCAGGCGCGAATCGCCTCCTCGCTCTGCCAATAGGACAGCGTGATGCCCAGGCCATCGCTGCGCGCCGACTCCACGCCGAGAAAACCGGGTTGTTGTACGGCCAGTTCCAGCATGCGCTGCGCCGCCTCGGCATAACCGGCGTCCACCTCGGTACGCACTGAGGTGAACATCACCACGTAATAGGGTGGCTCTGGCGTGGCGGCGATCAAGCCACTGCCTCCTGCTGCGCTTCATGTACCGCTTGCACCGCACAAGCACCGACCAGGCCGGCGACCAGCGGCGGCAGGCGCCCCTCCAGCGCCGCACGCTCGGGCTGAAACAGGGTGGCAATGAAGAAAGGATGATCCTCAAGCTCGATGGCGCGCACTGCACCCGCTTCGTCATGCCCGGAGGCCTTCAGCGCCTGCACCATCAGCGGCTCGACGAAGGCATCGTCGAGGCCATAGCGGCACAGGTACTGCTCGCTGATCTCGCGTACCCCGTACAGCTCGGCGATACGCGAGCCGGATACCAGGTGCACGCGCTCGCTGACATCCTGCAGGGCACAGGCCAGCGGCGCGATAAGCGGCGTTGGCGCCTGCGGCGACAGCTCGGCATGTTCGACATCCGTCCAACCCAGCTGATTGCGTGCGTATTCCAGCAGCGCATGCTGGAAGCCACCACAGGTGCCGAGAAATGGCACGCCCTGCTCGCGGGCGAAACGAATCGCGCGCAGCGCACCCTCGGTGGCGACATAGGGGCTGCCCGGCACGCACCAGATACCGTCATAGGCCAACAAGGTCGCATCATCGAGAATGCGCTCAGTGGCCAGCCAGTCATATTCGACCGCCACCCCCAGCGCTTCACCAGCCAGGCGTAGCGCCTCGGGAATGGCGCGGTGCGCAGTAATGGCTGCACTGTAGTCGCCCACCAGGGCGACCTTGACTCGACACTTGCTGTACATGATTTTGCCCCTCTTGCATGGCGGTCTGCCTGGCACTATAAGATGGCGCTCGCGCAATAATAATTGGCGCACTGACAAGCAGAGATTGCAGCCGTGCAATATCAGATCGATCACACCGACCTTTCCCTGGTACTCGCCCTGGTGCGTGGCCGCTCCCTGGCACGAGCGGCCGAGCTGCTCCAGGTGGACGTTTCCACGGTATTTCGCGCCGTACGCCGCCTCGAGGCCGCCCTGGGCGTGGCACTGTTCGAGAAAAGCCGGCGCGGCTACGAGCCCAGTGAAACGGCCCAGGCTCTGGCCGAACAGGCCGAACGCGCCGAACAGGCGCTGGATGCCGCACGCGTGGCGCTGGAGCAGGGCAAGCAGGTGGTCAGCGGCACGGTACGCCTGACCTGTACCGACGCAGTGCTGAGCAGCCTGCTGCTGCCGGCGCTGGCGCGCTTCATGCCCAACTATCCGGCACTGTCGCTGGAACTGGTGACCTCCAACGACTTCGCCAACCTCAGCCGCCGCGACGCCGACCTGGCCCTGCGCCTGACCAACCAGCCGCCGGAGCATCTGATCGGCCGCCGTCTGGCCAAGGTGTCCTACGTGGTCTGCGCACGCGACGACGGGCAGGATCGCAGCGACCTGGCGCGGCAGAGTTGGATCGCCCCGGATGAGTCGATGCCGGATCACGCCACGGTGCTCTGGCGTCTACATGATCTGCCAGGGGTCATGCCCAGCTACCGCTGCAGCAGCATGTACGCCGTGGCGCAACTGACCCGCGCCGGGCTCGGCGTGGCCGCCCTGCCCGACTTCATCCTGCGCAATCAGCAGGATCTGCGCGCACTCAGCGCCCCGCTGCCAGGCTGCGACACCGAGCTGTGGCTGCTGACCCGCCCCGACTGCCGCGCCCTGCGTTCGGTGCAGACCTTGTTCGAGGAGTTGAGCGAAGCCTTGATAAGCAGCGATTGAGATAAAGCGTCGCCGCTGAAGCGCCTCCCACAGGCGCGGAGCAATCTGTCATGCCTTATGAGAGGGCTTTAGCCGCGACAGCCCAGAAGGTTCTGTAGCCCGGATGCAATCCGGGAGCATGGGTTACGAAAAAGAGCATCGCGGCTGAAGCCGTTCCTAACGTACAGGGAGCGTAGAACCGTAGGGCGTGTGCAACCCGCCAGCCATTTGTGGCGGGTTGCACCCGCCCTACAACACAGATCACGTATGAGTGGTTTCAGCGCGAAGCCTAGGCAGTTCAGCCCTGCTGCAAATGCCCATACAGCTTGGCGTACAGCCCACCCTCGGCGATCAGTTGCTGGTGGTCGCCATCCTCGGCCACGCTGCCGCCGTCGAATACCAGCACGCGGTCGGCTTGCTTCACCGCGCTCAGGCGGTGGGCGATGATCAGCGTGGTGCGCCCTTCGAGGAACTGCGCCAGCGCCTGGTGCAGGGCGTACTCGGTGGCCGCATCCAGCGCCGAAGTCGCTTCGTCGAGGATCACCACCTTGGGCTCGGCCAGCACCATACGAGCGATGGCCAGGCGCTGGCGCTGCCCGCCGGACAGACGCACGCCGCTACGCCCGACCACACTGTCCAGCCCCTGCGGCAGTTGCGCAATGCTGTCATGCAGCTGGGCGATGCGCAGCGCCTGCCAGCAGGCCTCGTCGCTGCGTTCGCGGCCCATGGTCAGGTTAGCGCGCACCGTGTCGTTGAACAGCGCCGGGTGCTGCAGCACCACCGCGACGTTGTCGCGCACACCGTCCAGCCCGATCTCCTCCAGCGCGCTGCCGCCGAAGCGGATGCTGCCTGCCTGCGGTGTATAGAGCCCCAGCAGCAGTTGCACCAGGGTGCTCTTGCCGCCGCCGGAAGCGCCAACGATGGCGACCTTCTCGCCTGGGCCGATGGACAGGTCGAGACGATCCAGCACTGGCTCCTCACCATAGCCGAAGGTCAGCCCGCGCACCTCGATACCCACCGTGTCACGGCCCTTGAAGGGATCGACGCGCCCTTCGTACTGCGGCTCATCCTTGCGCGCCAGCAGCTCGTTGATCCGCGTCAGCGCCCCGCCTGCGGCATAGAAGGCGTACTGCAGGCTAAGCAACTGTTCGACCGGACCGATCATGAACCACAGGTAGCTGAACACCGCGAGCATCTGGCCGATGGACAGGTCGGAGAACAGCACGGTAAGCATCGCCGCGGCGCGGAACACATCGATGCCGAACTGGAACAGCAGGCCGCTGGCACGGTTCGACGCGTCGCTTTTCCATTGCGAGGCCACGGCATAATCGCGCACCTCACGCGCTCGCCCGCCAAGACGCCCCAGGAAGTAGCCCTGGCGGTTGCCGGCACGTACTTCCTGGATCGCTTCCAAGGTCTCGGTCAGTGCCTGGGTGAAACGCGAGGTACTGTCGTTCTCCAGCTTCTTCAGGTGCTTGACCTTCTTGCCCAGCAGCACGGTGGCGTAGATCACCAGCGGATTGAACAGGAGGATCAGCAGCGCCAATTGCCAGTGCATCCAGATCAGGATGGCCGAGGTGCCGACCAGGGTCAGCACCGCCACCAGAAAGCGGCTGAGGGTCTCACCGACGAACTTGTCCAGGGTATCCAGATCGGTGACCAGGTGAGTGCTCACCGTGCCGCCCCCCAAACTCTCGTACTCGCCGAGGGAAATGCGCTTGAGCCGCTCGATCAGGCGCATGCGGATGCGGTAGACGATGTCCTTCGACAGCCTGGCGAACAGGCGCGCCTGCAATACGTTGAAAATCAGCGCCGAGCCGCGCAGCAGCAGGGTCAACAGCAACATCAGGCCGATATAGCCGGCCGCCGTTTCCCAGTTGGCTGGCAGGAAGTTGTCCATCACCTTGAGCGCCGCATCACCGTCGTGCAGTAGCACTTCGTCCACCAGCAACGGCAATAGCAACGGGATTGGCACGCTGCACAGGGTCGCCAGCACGGCGACCAGATTGGCCAGAATCAGCGCTTTCTTGTGACGCAGGGCCAGGCGGCGAATTTCTGCCCAGCTCAACCGATCAGGCATTGGCAGCGCGCTCCAGCCAGCGGCCCAGCAGCGGAGACAAGGCCTCGAGTGGCTGGTAGCCGTTGGTCAGCAGCGCCAGTTGACCATCGCGCTCGGCCAGCAGCGTCGGGAAGCCGGCGATACCCAGATCCTGCACCCAGGTGAAGTCTGCGGCGGTGGCCTCATGCATCGCCTGGCTGTCGAAGGCCTCGGCGAACTCGATACGCGGAATACCGGCCCGCTCGGCCAGTTGCACCAGCACGCTGGCCTGGGTGACATCGACGCCCTCGGTGTAGAAGGCGCGCTGGATAAGCTTGAGCAAGGTCCAGGCACTGGGCGCGTCGAGATTGCGCGCAGTGACCAGTGCACGACACGCTGGCTCGGTGTCGTACACCAGCCCCTCGGGCAGACCGCGGTCGAAATCGAATAATTGCCCGGTACTGGCGTTCACCGCCTGCCAATAACCCAGATAACGCACGCGCGCGGCGGCGTCGATCGCCACTTGATCGCGACGCAGGCCGCCCACCACGATCTGCAGCGGCACGCCGGCTCCCGCCGCCTGCTCGGCCAGTGCTTCGACCACAGGGGCAAAGCCCCAGCACCAGGAGCACATCGGGTCCATCACGTAGAGCAGGCGGCTCGCCATGGGGTCAGGCCTCGTTCAGTTGGCGGGGGTCACGGCCGATGGGGTGCGGCTGGTTGCGCTGGCGCGCCAGCTCGATCTGCTTCTGCCGTTCACGGGCACCTTCGCGAGTCTTCTCCGGCAGCGAATCCCAGCAATGCGGGCAGCTGACGCCGGGGCTGTAGAACTCGGACTGGCGGTCTTCCACGGAGATCGGATTGCGGCAGGCATGGCACTGATCGTAGTCGCCTTCGGACAGGTCGTGGCGCACGGTCACACGGTTGTCGAAGACGAAGCAGTCGCCCTGCCACTTGGTCTGATCCTGTGGCACTTCCTCAAGGTATTTGAGAATGCCGCCCTTGAGGTGATAGACCTCCTCGAAACCTTCGCCGAGCATGTAGCTGGAGGCCTTCTCGCAGCGGATACCGCCGGTGCAGAACATCGCCACCTTCTTGTGTTTGCTCGGGTCGAAGTGGGCCTTGATGTACTCCGGGAACTCGCGGAAAGACTTGGTCTTGGGGTCGATGGCACCCTCGAAGGTACCGATGGCTACTTCGTAGTCATTACGCGTATCGATCAGCAGCACTTCCGGATCGCTGATCAGGGCATTCCAGTCCTGCGGCTCGACATAAGTGCCGACGCGCTGGTTGGGGTCGACGCCCGGCACGCCAAGGGTGACGATTTCCTTTTTCAGCTTGACCTTGGTGCGATAGAACGGCTGTTCATCGCAATAGGATTCCTTGTGGTCGATATCGGCCAGACGAGCATCCAGACGGAACCAAGCGAGCAGCGCGTCGATGCCGGTACGGCTGCCGGACACGGTGCCGTTGATGCCTTCTTCGGCAAGCAACAGCGTGCCCTTGATGCCATTGTCGATAAGGGTTTGCAGCAAAGGCTCGCGCAGCGCCTGGTAATCCGGCAGGGAGACGAATTTATACAGCGCCGCGACGACGATCTTGTCGGTCATGAACAGTTCTCTCAGTAGTCGCCCACGTAAAGGGCGGACTGGACCTCGATCTGCTGCGTGCAGGACCTGTCGCGTTAAAAACAGGCTCTAGCGAGATCGAGAACTCAAACGAAAGCGCCGGCGTGGGCCGGCGCGGGGGCAATTCTACCGCAGAGATGAAGGCCTCGCACTCCGGCGGGCGACCAAGCGCAGCGACAGGTCGTCGCGCAGCCTGACTCAATGGTCGTGCTTGCTGCCACCATGGCAGGTCGGCGAGGCTGGCGCCACGCCCTGCGCCGCCCACTCCTGCGGCGTGTAGGTATGCAGCGCCAGCGCGTGGATCTGCCCCATCAGCTCACCGACGGTGGCATAGACCTTCTGATGTCGCTTGACCGCATTCAGCTCGGCGAATGCCGAGCTGACGATCACCGCCTTGTAGTGGGTTTCCAGGCCACGGCTGTGCATATGGCTCTCATCCAGCACTTCGAGATGCTCGGGTTCCAGCGCGGCGAGGGCAGCGGCAATCAGGTCT harbors:
- a CDS encoding homogentisate 1,2-dioxygenase translates to MSRQWIRFPLREGECSRQAHCDLPQGTYEREMGREGFFGPTAHLHHKHPPTGWIDWEGPLRPHAFNFNDIPSERDCPLAAPLTLHNADVKLRVWRTHGAMRHLVRNADGDELLFVHEGSGHFYCDFGHLEYRDGDYLLIPRGTAWRIEASTPSYFLLIENSDGAYQLPDKGLLGPQAIFDLAVLEHPHIDDAFKAQQDESTWQIRIKRRGQISTVTYPYNPLDVVGWHGDNTVVRLNWRDIRPLVSHRYHLPPSVHTTFVANGFVICTFTPRPVESDPGALKVPFFHNNDDYDEVLFYHRGNFFSRDNIEQGMVTLHPCGFPHGPHPKALKKSQVDPATFIDEVAVMIDTRRALEVSDAAAAVDVAEYVNSWRAPGL
- the hppD gene encoding 4-hydroxyphenylpyruvate dioxygenase — its product is MNAVAKIEQHNPIGTDGFEFVEFTAPNAEGIEQLRQLFTAMGFTETAKHRSKEVWLFQQNDINIVLNGSPTGHVRAFGEKHGPSACAMAFRVKNAAQAAAYVEQQGATLVGSHANFGELNIPCVEGIGGSLLYLVDRYGDKSIYDVDFEYIEGRSSNDNAVGLQCIDHLTHNVRRGQMDVWSGFYERIANFREIRYFDIEGKLTGLFSRAMTAPCGKIRIPINESADDKSQIEEFIREYHGEGIQHIALSTDDIYATVRQLRANGVDFMTTPDTYYEKVDTRVAGHGEPTDVLHELNILIDGAPGDDGILLQIFTNTVIGPIFFEIIQRKGNQGFGEGNFKALFESIEEDQLRRGVIAEE
- a CDS encoding antibiotic biosynthesis monooxygenase family protein yields the protein MIAATPEPPYYVVMFTSVRTEVDAGYAEAAQRMLELAVQQPGFLGVESARSDGLGITLSYWQSEEAIRAWREHAEHSAVREQGRADWYAAFVTRVAKVERAYTFSRSE
- a CDS encoding CTP synthase C-terminal region-related (seleno)protein, which encodes MYSKCRVKVALVGDYSAAITAHRAIPEALRLAGEALGVAVEYDWLATERILDDATLLAYDGIWCVPGSPYVATEGALRAIRFAREQGVPFLGTCGGFQHALLEYARNQLGWTDVEHAELSPQAPTPLIAPLACALQDVSERVHLVSGSRIAELYGVREISEQYLCRYGLDDAFVEPLMVQALKASGHDEAGAVRAIELEDHPFFIATLFQPERAALEGRLPPLVAGLVGACAVQAVHEAQQEAVA
- a CDS encoding LysR family transcriptional regulator, with protein sequence MQYQIDHTDLSLVLALVRGRSLARAAELLQVDVSTVFRAVRRLEAALGVALFEKSRRGYEPSETAQALAEQAERAEQALDAARVALEQGKQVVSGTVRLTCTDAVLSSLLLPALARFMPNYPALSLELVTSNDFANLSRRDADLALRLTNQPPEHLIGRRLAKVSYVVCARDDGQDRSDLARQSWIAPDESMPDHATVLWRLHDLPGVMPSYRCSSMYAVAQLTRAGLGVAALPDFILRNQQDLRALSAPLPGCDTELWLLTRPDCRALRSVQTLFEELSEALISSD
- a CDS encoding ABC transporter ATP-binding protein, with translation MPDRLSWAEIRRLALRHKKALILANLVAVLATLCSVPIPLLLPLLVDEVLLHDGDAALKVMDNFLPANWETAAGYIGLMLLLTLLLRGSALIFNVLQARLFARLSKDIVYRIRMRLIERLKRISLGEYESLGGGTVSTHLVTDLDTLDKFVGETLSRFLVAVLTLVGTSAILIWMHWQLALLILLFNPLVIYATVLLGKKVKHLKKLENDSTSRFTQALTETLEAIQEVRAGNRQGYFLGRLGGRAREVRDYAVASQWKSDASNRASGLLFQFGIDVFRAAAMLTVLFSDLSIGQMLAVFSYLWFMIGPVEQLLSLQYAFYAAGGALTRINELLARKDEPQYEGRVDPFKGRDTVGIEVRGLTFGYGEEPVLDRLDLSIGPGEKVAIVGASGGGKSTLVQLLLGLYTPQAGSIRFGGSALEEIGLDGVRDNVAVVLQHPALFNDTVRANLTMGRERSDEACWQALRIAQLHDSIAQLPQGLDSVVGRSGVRLSGGQRQRLAIARMVLAEPKVVILDEATSALDAATEYALHQALAQFLEGRTTLIIAHRLSAVKQADRVLVFDGGSVAEDGDHQQLIAEGGLYAKLYGHLQQG
- a CDS encoding DsbA family protein; this translates as MASRLLYVMDPMCSWCWGFAPVVEALAEQAAGAGVPLQIVVGGLRRDQVAIDAAARVRYLGYWQAVNASTGQLFDFDRGLPEGLVYDTEPACRALVTARNLDAPSAWTLLKLIQRAFYTEGVDVTQASVLVQLAERAGIPRIEFAEAFDSQAMHEATAADFTWVQDLGIAGFPTLLAERDGQLALLTNGYQPLEALSPLLGRWLERAANA
- the trhO gene encoding oxygen-dependent tRNA uridine(34) hydroxylase TrhO; amino-acid sequence: MTDKIVVAALYKFVSLPDYQALREPLLQTLIDNGIKGTLLLAEEGINGTVSGSRTGIDALLAWFRLDARLADIDHKESYCDEQPFYRTKVKLKKEIVTLGVPGVDPNQRVGTYVEPQDWNALISDPEVLLIDTRNDYEVAIGTFEGAIDPKTKSFREFPEYIKAHFDPSKHKKVAMFCTGGIRCEKASSYMLGEGFEEVYHLKGGILKYLEEVPQDQTKWQGDCFVFDNRVTVRHDLSEGDYDQCHACRNPISVEDRQSEFYSPGVSCPHCWDSLPEKTREGARERQKQIELARQRNQPHPIGRDPRQLNEA
- a CDS encoding BolA family protein, whose amino-acid sequence is MSKQDLIAAALAALEPEHLEVLDESHMHSRGLETHYKAVIVSSAFAELNAVKRHQKVYATVGELMGQIHALALHTYTPQEWAAQGVAPASPTCHGGSKHDH